taaggaaaggaacatgacagtagttcctgcatgctgtctgtaagctgtggagaagttgttacaatttgtaacatcaatgtttaagtccctcctccctgctaactgttttgcagctggatttcaacatatacaaatagtatttattcatagtttttgaaggtacagtgataggtatattaggggttttagTGTTGTGtcaggctctttaacaaattttggtttggagttcccctttattacACCGCTGTTTTGACTTTCAGCCAACTGTTTTCAACATGAATGCAATGAATAGCATTTGTGCAAAACATATGGAAGGATCACAAGTATAATCTGAGGAACAGGAGACCCGTAAGCTACTCCTGCCCCAGGAATGAAACACCCCATACAACTAATGAACAACTTTAATACAACTGACCAATAAGTTTGAGTTTCTTGCTATACAAACTTATATTAAACTTCATATCTCaggcatagtgatgagcgaatctgtcccgttttgctttggcgaaaaatgcgcaaatgtttcaaaagattcttgaaatggcgaaaaatttgcgaagcggtgaaaatgttgcgcgtcaaaaaaattgttgcccacggctattcttttgttgcgcagctattcttctgttgcgcggctattattttgtcgcacatggctattcttttgtcacctacGACAATATTTGGaggtgcggcaaatttttctgcggtgaattttttcatccatttcgcgaaacaatccgccaatggcgaaacacagaaatttgccgcaaatccatgcctggcgaaacatttcgcccatcactactcaggcACATTCATATCTATTATGTCAGCTAAACTACAACACAACCATCTAGAAACTGTAACAAGTTCCACCACACAGGTGACAAGTTCACTGCTCCACTAAGCATGAATCTATATGCAGCAATGTTCTTTATATATTggattattttatgtttatataaaaacaagCTTTTATTTTGCTTGTTACTCTATCATATGCTATACAATTACCTGACACGCAAGAAACCAGTTCCTAGGCATTGTCCTAAGACAACCACCAGTAGGGGTTTTTCTGAAACCAAAACTGTGTGTAGCATGGGGTTAACCCTCAGTAGCAGCTATTCCAGACACTAAAGCTTGTCTTCTTTGTGCACGTAAGAAATGCATTCAAGAGTCTATTGTCTTGTTTTCCTTCCTTAATACTCCATTAAGATCACAAAGTCCTAATTACCAGGCAGGAGGAAATTGAGCAAAGTGCTTATTGATTTACAGAAAGCCAACAGTAAATCTGCGGAAAGAGTATAGGGGGCACTGAGATCCTTGCAGGCAGTTTGGGTTTGGTTTGGCTGCTGAGAGGGTCTGGCACTTCAGCTGGGGATGGATAATACACCGAAGCAGGGGAGAACCGCTATGTTGTCTGTGGATgacaggtatttttttttctgattctgaaatttatttcattattttattacccTTTCATTTGTTTAGTGGTCAAGACTTCATATGGGAGAAAACCCACCTAGAGAACAGATAATTATTGGCTGGAAGGACTGTTGAGCTCTGGATCAAAGAGTTTGTTATCTCCTACTCAGTTTGAAATTCTAAAATTCTATCAAAGTTATTGCAATGAAGGAATAGCCAGTGGTCACAGGATGAACTTACACAAAGGTTGCGATGGGGATAAGAAATGGGGaagagaaatatttatattttaagttGAATGTTTATTATGACATTTTGGGAACAACTGCATAGACTAGGATATTTTACTTattgattattaatattatagtttagaaaatgttttgtaaatgaaACTACATACCATGGCTTACTTAACtcaacaaaacataaataaactaaataaaagctaaataaacttggaatataaaaaatatctttGGATGAAAATAAGCAAAATAGTGTTTCCTAAAAAGGCCCCCGAccacacattcatttttttccagtatttctttattaaacTATATACAGAATTTCACAATTTCAGCTCACATAACAGTTTATGAAATTATAGGAAACAATAGGAAAAGAGAGTTTAATGTGTGGGGTTGCCAGGCTTATGGTATGGGGATGTCAGTTATATCTTGCTGGTCTCATTGGAGGTTCATTGATCCCTTCTCTGGTATAACTAACAATTCAGAGACTTATAATCAACCCAAGGCTGGCAATTGTTAGTCAATGGTTTAGTAAAGCAGTCATATAATGCATTAACACATTCTTTGCATTACTAATGTGTGGGTTGAGCCATAACCCACTGGACCTGCAGGTTTACAAttaggttagggttgaaatttagGCAATTATTGTGGGTTGGGTGGAGGTCAGACTCCAAGACTAGGGAAGTACACTTTCCCCTTGCTCCTGAAGTTTCCCTTTCTTGAAACCTAGGGCACTCACTGTTTTGGTACCACACAATATTTTAAAGCTCCACTTGCATCCAGTGTTTGCTTTGGCTCAATAAAACAGTTTGGTATGGGGCTGGGTGGCTGGGGCCTCAGGGCCTGCATGGCACGTCAAGACATTTTTAAGGCACATTTGTATAAATTGGTTTATAAAAAAACAgcacacaaaaaaatgcacaattgtGGATAATTGGCCTAAAGCAAGGAAACCATGCCAGAAGCTAATCCTGCTCAGATGTACTTCATTGCCAGtagtaaatgtattttcattttgaaTGGCTATAATTTCTAAACTTTGCAGCCAGGACTTGAATCAGAGCAAAGAAATATCAGACGGAAGATAGGTTTAACTGTGCAGGTTGCCAAGACTTTTGATAACAGATTCTTCCCATGTATTACATCAAACCTCTGCTTGAAGCTTTGTCCCACGACTGGACTGTCTGCTATGATTGGTAAATGAAAACGACCAATAAAGTGGCCAATAGGGACATCATTCAGAAACTGTCTACAACACTCATCGTCATGCAGGGCCTATGAGGAGGAACCAGATACTTAGGAAAGTGAGTGAAGGTATTTCCTTACCTACAATACATAAAtctttcagctcaatagctgcaaGCTAAATAAGCCAATACTAATGAGAACTTGAAGCTATGacaaccaggcccagactggcaatctgtagattctggcaaatacgagaagggctgctgtaatatgccatagacagtcactatttagtgggctgatgggggggctgtttgggcctctgtgtacttgaatcccagggcctattctgaatcccagtccagatctaGTTGCAACTGCGGAAGGAGGCTGGTTAGTTTTCCACAGTGTCAATAAATGCATGTGTGCATTCATGTGTTTATCTTTTCTCTCATGGATTTCCCTCTTCATTTCAGACAGGACCTGACAGAACTTGAAAACTCCATGGTGAATATTATTAAGATCTTCCATTCGTATTCAGGGGAAAACTGCAAGCTGAGAAAAGGGGATCTGAAAGAACTTATTAACACTCAACTGTCTACCTTCGTCAAGGTAAAGCGAGGGCGTACATTGGATATTTGTCTTAGGTACAAAAGAAGGATTGGAATGTAATAACAGGTGTAAAGTTTACCTgtatgtagtaacccatagcaatcaatcaactGTTCACTTTCAcgcaggtaaccagtaaattctccttgatgattggttgctacattTTATTAGACCTATAACAAATGTTTAGCATTTTATTCCATTATCCCCTAGGTCTGTAAATAGGATGATAGAGTAACAATGGGTGTGACTCCCTGGAGGGCACATCACAGCTATGTGGCACTGCAGGTTGTCGGCAGGATTCGTAGATAGAATATGTGATAGCGCCTTTGCTGAACTGAACTCTACATCAATGCACTCCCAATGCTCCTCCAACAATTATGTATGAATGGCCCATTTGCAAACCTTTATGCCAAGTGATAATGATACAGAAGCGCATGTTCAGTGATCCCTAATCAAGAATATAAACCAAAGGGTGCATGGGGCTTAcactacagggctcatttataatcacAGACACAGTTGGGGtttgtagtaacctgcttgtatagacattttggttaatggcattcttgctgttttgccattaattgatgatgatgatattcctgttcctgttgtgtgcttcctgttaagctgagagcaagcatggagcaggccagatctacctgccatgttctaataaatatatcaaaagttccagtgtgtatctgtacctgaactaacacagcagaagtattaacccactgctagccagcagtttattacagtggcgacgaggatttgtgtatttggactcagaaacagactcagctgcagagcaaacaggctgcacaggctgcatgattccttctctgcacagtgagtaacttgctacaatgtctgccattgggaaagtcccagagttttcagaatctgctgaagaatttgagtcttatttggaaagatttgagagatggctgtctgcaaatgatgttagtcaggaaaagaaagcagatattttacttgctacactgccagcaaaaacctacagtctccttaaaactcttatagctcctgcaaaggccactgaattgtcctatgagagaattacagagaccctctctcagcattataaaccccagcctatcatcattgcggaacgctttagattttataggagaaatcacaaaatgggggaaagccttgcagactatattttggatttaaaacggctatctgcctcctgtgaatttggtacattcctggatcaggctttgcgagataagtttgtatgtggcctccatgatgagttctacctgcataagctgctaaatgaagcagatctcactttcaagtctgcttgtaacattgccttggccatagaattaaccagaagtgactctcagcaattcaaagagcaaaatagttcttcatttACAGATATCCCTAAAATAACTACAGAGTCTAAACCCATCTCACAAAATTCACCACAGCCACCTACAGTGTCAGTTACAGGTGAGCAAGCATTTCAGACACAAAGGGTCAAACCCTGCTACCGCTGTGGGGGCCTGCATCAGCAACTGAGCTGcagatataaatcagaaacctgtagaaattgtggaaagttaggccacattgctcgtgtctgcagaagcaaaccaggcaggcccagggcgcaatatgtgactaattgtgacagccaggaaagtgactgcacagacttgaatacagtcaatactacgcatgggggagatgatggcattcatattaagctggaaattgatgggcatccagtaaacatgttacttgacacaggtgcatctgtatcactaatatcagagtttgtttacaagaactgtttaggtggaattgcactgcagaactcacttttacatctcacttcttatactggagagaagattcctgtacttggagagattctagcaccagtcacatatgaaggtcagtcatttacattgcctttagtggttgtgaagggcaacaggcccacccttttgggcagaaattggttgaagcacctaaagctgaattgggctaaaatatttactatcaaacaaactgaagctacctttcacaaaaatctggaacagatcctgagtaaacatgactccctctttaaggaagaatttggcagtattaaggggctaaaggcaactatcactgtaaattcagatgcaaagcccatttttcataagccacgtcccttgccatatgctcttaaagaacctgtggagaaagaactagaaagaatggaacattatggtattgtgtcacgtgtcaaatacagcagctgggctgccccaattgtagtggtcccaaaaaaggacaaaactattagactttgtggtgactacaaggtcactgtcaatcgctgtattgaaccagaaccctacccactaccaaatgtagaggacttgtttgctacacttgctggaggtaaatactttagcaaaattgatttatcaaatgcctatcaacagctagagctggatcCGGATTCAAAGCCATTTCTTACCATCAACACACACAAGGGGTTGTTCCAATACCAGCGCTTACCATTTGGAGTATCTACAGCTCCAGCTATTTTTCAGCATGCAATGGATCAGATTCTTCAAGGAATTGATCATGTGGTCTGTTTTctggatgacattttaattacaggttcaacggttgaaaagcacttggcactgttagataaggtgttatcaaaattaaaagcatctggggtgcgagtaaaattgtccaagtgtcactttctccaggagtctgtagaatacttaggataccgcatagatgcacaaggtcttcacccaacagaaacaaagttaactgctattgttaatgcaccttcaccttcaaatgtgtctgaactacgctccttcttaggactgctaaattactatggacggttccttccaaatctgtcaacattattacaacccttacatgaacttttgcagaaagataccaagtgggcttggtcagccgagtgtgaaaaagcatttcaggatgcaaagcaaagactaatgaacagcaagtggctagcacactatgaccctagtaagccactcagattagcatgtgatgcctcaccctacggagttggagcagttatatcacatatactgcctaatggagaagaacatccaattgcttttgcgtctagaaccctaacacaaacagagcgcaactatgctcaaatagagcgggaggcactaagtattatttttggagtaaaaaaatttcataaatatctttatggaaggaagttttcactggtcactgatcacaaaccacttctggccattcttgggccaaaatcagcaattccaacattggcagcacttcgaatgcaacggtgggcactactcctattggcatatgactatgatattgtatatagacgttctcaggatcatgggaatgcagatgctctatcacggcttccgtgcccatatacaacagatgttcatgacgaaagtgtcatttttcaagtttcatttgcaGAGGAACTACCTATTTCTTGCAAAGATATTGCAGCTGCAACAAGTCGTGATCCTCTTATTGCAAAAGTGTGGGACTTTACTTCCAAAGGCTGGCCAAACTACAGCTCTGACAAAATCCTTAAGT
This sequence is a window from Xenopus tropicalis strain Nigerian chromosome 2, UCB_Xtro_10.0, whole genome shotgun sequence. Protein-coding genes within it:
- the LOC100494223 gene encoding protein S100-B isoform X2; translation: MHVCIHVFIFSLMDFPLHFRQDLTELENSMVNIIKIFHSYSGENCKLRKGDLKELINTQLSTFVKIQDSETLDIIFTDLDENHDQEIDFSEYAALIAMVTSACHKSFHED
- the LOC100494223 gene encoding protein S100-B isoform X1, whose protein sequence is MHVCIHVFIFSLMDFPLHFRQDLTELENSMVNIIKIFHSYSGENCKLRKGDLKELINTQLSTFVKQIQDSETLDIIFTDLDENHDQEIDFSEYAALIAMVTSACHKSFHED
- the LOC100494223 gene encoding protein S100-B isoform X3 is translated as MDNTPKQGRTAMLSVDDRQDLTELENSMVNIIKIFHSYSGENCKLRKGDLKELINTQLSTFVKQIQDSETLDIIFTDLDENHDQEIDFSEYAALIAMVTSACHKSFHED